The Serpentinimonas maccroryi genome has a segment encoding these proteins:
- a CDS encoding flagellar hook assembly protein FlgD yields the protein MFMSALSRTEIDAYNAKGGAQGQATDPQAAQDRFLKLFVAQLSNQDPLNPMDNAQMTSQMAQINTVTGIQQLNQTVKSLAEQFGQTQAAQAASLVGRQVVSQGNALSVHNGVVQGSFSLPQASDSVRVDVLGHAGELLGSTSLGPRGAGLQHFDWVPEGVDAARVASMQVHAMANGQALTAMPLARQRVESVGIIEGQVHLRAADGSTLKQQDVLAFF from the coding sequence ATGTTTATGTCTGCCCTGAGCCGCACCGAGATCGATGCCTACAACGCCAAAGGCGGCGCGCAAGGCCAGGCCACCGATCCGCAAGCGGCGCAAGACCGCTTCCTCAAGCTCTTTGTGGCCCAGTTGAGCAACCAAGACCCGCTCAATCCCATGGACAACGCGCAGATGACGAGCCAGATGGCGCAGATCAACACCGTCACCGGCATCCAGCAGCTCAACCAGACCGTCAAGTCGTTGGCCGAGCAGTTTGGCCAGACGCAGGCGGCACAAGCCGCGAGCTTGGTCGGGCGCCAAGTAGTGTCCCAAGGCAACGCGCTGAGTGTGCACAACGGCGTGGTGCAGGGCAGCTTCAGCCTGCCCCAAGCCAGCGACAGCGTGCGCGTCGATGTGCTCGGCCATGCGGGCGAGTTGCTGGGCAGCACCAGTCTGGGCCCGCGCGGTGCCGGCTTGCAGCACTTTGACTGGGTGCCCGAAGGTGTGGATGCGGCGCGCGTGGCCTCGATGCAGGTGCACGCCATGGCCAATGGCCAGGCGCTCACGGCCATGCCGCTGGCGCGCCAGCGTGTCGAATCGGTCGGCATCATCGAAGGCCAAGTGCACCTGCGCGCCGCCGACGGCAGTACCCTCAAGCAGCAAGACGTGCTGGCCTTTTTTTGA
- the flgB gene encoding flagellar basal body rod protein FlgB: MFEPLTRRLEFFSDALQLRAHRQQVLASNIANADTPGFVARDFDFRQAMDSVRSRGPELRAGAMPVLTGGNAQHLRTASALADVPDRNRVQYSVQTQPSLDGNTVDLDQQRANFIHNAVQYESTLRFINGHVRTMLSAIQGQ, translated from the coding sequence ATGTTTGAGCCACTGACCCGGCGTCTCGAGTTCTTCTCGGACGCGCTGCAGTTGCGGGCCCACCGCCAGCAGGTGTTGGCCAGCAACATCGCCAACGCCGACACGCCCGGCTTTGTGGCGCGCGACTTCGATTTTCGCCAAGCAATGGACAGCGTGCGCTCGCGCGGCCCCGAGCTGCGCGCCGGGGCCATGCCAGTGCTCACCGGCGGCAACGCCCAGCATCTGCGCACAGCATCGGCCCTGGCCGACGTACCCGACCGCAACCGCGTGCAGTACAGCGTCCAGACCCAGCCCAGCCTCGACGGCAACACCGTGGACCTAGACCAACAGCGCGCCAACTTCATCCACAACGCGGTGCAGTACGAGTCCACGCTGCGCTTCATCAACGGCCACGTGCGCACCATGCTCAGTGCCATCCAAGGCCAGTAA
- the flgC gene encoding flagellar basal body rod protein FlgC: MSMFTIFSVSGSAISAQAQRLNTVASNLANADAVAGPDGQAFRARQVVFQTVPMGNNPASQGVRVQDVIESQVPNRRVFNPQHPNADGEGYVTHSNVNPVEEMVNMISASRSYQNNVEVMNTAKHLLLRTLQMGQ, from the coding sequence ATGTCGATGTTCACCATTTTCAGCGTCTCGGGCAGCGCCATCAGCGCCCAAGCGCAGCGCCTCAACACCGTGGCCAGCAATTTGGCCAACGCCGACGCCGTGGCCGGTCCCGATGGCCAGGCCTTCCGCGCGCGTCAGGTGGTTTTTCAGACCGTGCCTATGGGCAACAACCCGGCTTCGCAAGGGGTGCGGGTGCAAGACGTGATCGAAAGCCAAGTGCCCAACCGGCGCGTGTTTAACCCGCAGCACCCCAACGCCGACGGCGAGGGCTACGTGACGCACTCCAACGTGAATCCGGTCGAAGAAATGGTCAACATGATCTCGGCCTCGCGCTCGTACCAGAACAACGTCGAAGTCATGAACACCGCCAAACACCTGCTGCTGCGCACGCTGCAGATGGGCCAATAA
- the flgE gene encoding flagellar hook protein FlgE — protein sequence MSFQTGLSGLNAAARNLQVIGHNIANANTTGMKASRAEFAEVYAAALGATGGASAGMGVQVAAIAQLFTQGNLKITGNQLDLAINGAGFFQVNAPDGSPLFTRNGEFKLDKDGFIVTNTGARLQGFDTDALGQRTSAVTRDLTLPTGQPIPPRASGITAANPLSRGIEITANLDAGAAIESPPTAPLTEAQKRFGTALNAFDEQGSPVAVQLYFVKTAANTWQIAASLDNGNSLLAGGGALTFGANGQLVSSAISNITIPAAVAPATVPSSALTIPLTLADPAGTPTLTQFGSRFGVFALTQDGYAAGDLTSIDIAENGVVMARYSNGISRAEGQVALANFRNLQGLQPINGGFWAQTFASGPPTLGGPQEGGVGLVRQNALEESNVELTQELVNMMVAQRSYQANAQTIRTQDQVLQTLVNMR from the coding sequence ATGAGTTTTCAAACCGGTTTGTCAGGCCTGAACGCGGCTGCACGCAACCTCCAGGTGATCGGGCACAACATCGCCAACGCCAACACCACCGGCATGAAAGCCAGCCGGGCCGAGTTCGCCGAGGTTTATGCCGCCGCTTTGGGCGCGACTGGCGGAGCCAGCGCCGGCATGGGGGTGCAAGTGGCCGCGATAGCGCAACTGTTTACGCAGGGCAACCTAAAAATAACCGGCAATCAGCTCGATCTGGCCATCAACGGGGCCGGGTTTTTCCAAGTCAATGCCCCCGATGGCAGCCCACTGTTTACCCGAAACGGTGAGTTCAAACTCGATAAAGACGGTTTTATCGTCACCAACACCGGCGCGCGCCTGCAAGGTTTTGACACCGACGCGTTGGGTCAGCGCACCAGTGCCGTGACCAGAGACCTGACGCTGCCTACCGGTCAGCCGATTCCGCCACGAGCCTCTGGCATCACTGCGGCCAACCCCTTGAGTCGAGGCATAGAGATCACGGCCAACCTCGACGCGGGTGCGGCGATTGAGTCGCCTCCGACGGCCCCCCTGACGGAGGCCCAAAAGCGCTTTGGTACCGCGCTCAATGCGTTTGATGAGCAAGGCAGCCCGGTTGCCGTGCAGCTTTATTTCGTCAAGACGGCTGCCAACACCTGGCAAATTGCAGCCAGCTTGGACAATGGCAACAGCTTGTTGGCAGGCGGCGGCGCCCTGACTTTTGGTGCCAATGGCCAGTTGGTTTCTTCAGCCATCTCGAACATCACGATTCCGGCTGCGGTCGCTCCCGCCACCGTACCGAGTTCAGCGCTGACCATTCCCCTCACTCTGGCAGACCCTGCCGGCACCCCCACCCTGACCCAGTTTGGCTCCCGTTTTGGCGTTTTTGCCCTGACCCAAGATGGTTATGCCGCCGGCGATCTGACATCGATCGATATCGCTGAAAACGGCGTGGTCATGGCGCGCTACTCCAACGGCATTTCGCGTGCCGAAGGCCAGGTCGCTTTGGCCAACTTTCGCAACTTGCAGGGCTTGCAGCCGATCAATGGCGGCTTCTGGGCGCAGACCTTTGCGTCGGGACCTCCCACATTGGGCGGTCCGCAAGAAGGTGGAGTGGGTTTGGTGCGCCAAAATGCGTTGGAGGAATCCAACGTCGAACTGACCCAAGAGCTGGTCAACATGATGGTCGCGCAGCGTTCGTACCAGGCCAACGCGCAGACCATCCGCACGCAGGACCAGGTGTTGCAGACCCTGGTCAATATGCGCTGA
- a CDS encoding flagellar basal body rod protein FlgF — protein MDRMIYLALSGANAAMHRKQVLTHNLANVSTNGFRAEMSTFRSVPLRGEGASTRAFALEATAGHLDTPGAINQTGRNLDVAAAGRAFFAVQALDGTEAYTRAGALQVSAQGQLVGVNGLPMLDDGAAPIAVPANAQVMIASDGTVSARVGEEPPQALGRLKLVTPDDAAQRLVRGNDGLFRSADGGPLPADATATLIDGALEGSNVNPVEAMVGMISVARQFELQLRMLQNAERNDQTAARLLNLQG, from the coding sequence ATGGACCGCATGATCTATCTAGCCCTGTCGGGGGCCAACGCGGCCATGCACCGCAAGCAGGTGCTCACGCACAACCTGGCCAACGTGAGCACCAACGGCTTTCGCGCCGAAATGTCCACCTTCCGCTCGGTGCCGCTGCGCGGCGAGGGGGCGAGCACGCGTGCCTTTGCGCTCGAAGCCACCGCTGGCCACCTCGACACCCCTGGGGCCATCAACCAGACCGGACGCAACCTCGATGTGGCCGCAGCCGGACGCGCCTTTTTTGCCGTGCAGGCGCTCGACGGCACCGAGGCCTACACCCGCGCCGGTGCCTTGCAGGTGTCGGCCCAAGGGCAGCTGGTGGGCGTCAATGGCTTGCCGATGCTCGACGACGGCGCGGCACCGATCGCGGTGCCGGCCAACGCCCAGGTGATGATCGCCAGCGACGGCACGGTGAGCGCGCGCGTGGGCGAGGAGCCGCCGCAGGCGCTCGGGCGCCTCAAGCTGGTCACGCCCGACGACGCAGCGCAGCGCCTGGTGCGTGGCAACGATGGCCTGTTTCGCAGCGCCGACGGCGGCCCGCTGCCGGCAGACGCCACCGCCACGCTGATCGACGGCGCCCTCGAGGGCTCGAACGTGAACCCGGTCGAGGCCATGGTGGGCATGATCAGCGTGGCGCGCCAGTTCGAACTGCAACTGCGCATGCTGCAAAACGCCGAGCGCAACGACCAAACCGCCGCCCGCCTGTTGAATCTGCAGGGCTAA